The DNA window AAGAGGAGCGCTCCTCCCGGCAACGTTCCACAGCTGGCAGGCGCCGCAGTGAGCGTGGGCGTGGCGGCCGTGGGCGATCAACCCGCCGAGCGGCGGAACCACGGAAGCGTCGGCGCCCGCGGTTGCGCTGGCTCGCGGTGGGAGCGGTTCTGGTGGTGCTTCTCGCCGGGGGCGGTTACGTCCTGGTGCGTGACCACGTCTTTCCCTCCGACTACGAGGGCAAGGGCACGGGAAGTGTCGAGGTCACGATTCCTGAGGGGGCCAGCGGCGCCGAGATAGGCCGGCTCCTGGCGGAGCAGAACGTCGTCGCCAGCGCGAACGCGTTCACCGGCGCCCTGTCCGACAGTGACGCCGAGGCGTTGCGACCGGGCGCTTACGAGATGCGGAAACAGATGAGCGCCGAGGCCGCCATCGCCCTACTCCTCGATCCGGAGTCGCGGATGGGCGCTCAGGTGACGTTGCAGGAAGGGTGGCGCGCGAGCCGGATCCTCGACGAGCTCGCTGACAGTACCGCCCTGTCACGCGACGAGCTGCAGGAAGCCTATGAGGACCCGCAGAGTCTGGGACTCCCCGACTACGCTGAGCGTGGCCCGGAGGGGTACCTCTTCCCGGAGACGTACGCGGTTTCCCCCAATGACGACGCCACGGATGTCCTCAGCACCATGGTGGAGCAGTACAGGAGCGTGGCTGAGGAGACCGAGCTGGAGGAGCTGGCGGACGAGCGCGGTCTCAGCCCGAACGAGCTCATGTCGGTGGCTGCGGTGGTGCAGACCGAGGCGGGGTCCACGGAGGACATGCCCAAAATCGCACGTGTCATCTACAACCGGCTGGACGAGGACATGGAGCTGGGGATGGACAGCACGTGCTTCTACGTCATCGAGGAGTACGGAATCGCGCTGAACGACGAGCAGCGGACCGCCTGTACGGAGGCCGACAGCGATTACGCCACGTACGGACGCACGGGGCTGCCCGCCGGTCCTATCAACAGTCCCGGGAAGGAGGCCATCCTGGCCTCGCTGAACCCCGCCGAGGGCGACTGGCTCTACTTCGTCGCGACCGATCCGGAGAACGGGGTCACCGAGTTCGCCGAGACCCGTTCCGAATTCCGGGACCTGAAAGCGGAATTCGAGGCCAACCGGGAGGACCAGTGATGCGGGCCGCCGTCCTGGGATCCCCTGTGGAGCACTCCCTCTCCCCCGTGCTGCACAGGGCCGCCTACACGGAACTCGGGCTGTCGCGAGAGTGGAGCTACGAGCGGATCGAGTGCGCGGAGACCGAACTGGCCGGGTTCGTGCGGGAGTGCGACCACACGTGGGCGGGCCTGTCGCTGACCATGCCGCTCAAACGTGTGGCCCTGGAACTCGCCGAGGAGGTTCACGAACCCGCCTCGTACGTGGGCGGGGCCAATACCCTCGTGTTCGAGGGGGGACGGTGCCACGCGTACAACACCGACGTGGCCGGAATCGTGGCCGCGCTGCGGGAGGCGGGAATCCAGCGGGTGCGGTCGGCCACCGTGCTCGGTGGGGGTGCCACCGCCGCTTCCGCTGTCGCTGCGCTTGCCGGGCTCGGGGCCACCGACACCGGCGCGTTGACCCTCCTGGCGCGGGACCCGAACCGTGCGCGGGGGGCGGTGCAGGCAGCGGAACGTATGTCCCTGCACGTGGACGTCGCCCCGCTGGCCGACATCACGGGATACCTGGACGTTGACCTCGTGGTGTCCACACTCCCTTCGGGTGCTGCTGATCCGTACGCGCCAGTGGTAGCCGCGAGTGGGGCGAACCTGTTCGACGTCGTCTACAGTCCGTGGCCCACGGGGATGGCCGCTGCGGCCGAGGAGGCGGGCCGGAGGGTGGTCGGTGGGTTCGGCATGCTGCTCCACCAGGCCGTCGCCCAGGTGGAGCTCATGACCGGAGCCGGAAACGTGCCGCTGGAGGCGATGCGACGTGCGGGCCTGGCGGAGCTCCAGCGGCGCTCGGCCGCTGGAGCGTGACCGCTCCCCCGGAGGCCGGACACCCGCGGAGGAACATCGCGGAATGACGCAGCGCCCCGGATCGTTGTATTTTCCGGGTGTCGCACGGCCCCCTCCGAGGTGGAGCCTGCCAGCGCAACTCCTGGTAGAATGAGAAATTGACTTGAACCAGTGCGATTGCGCACTGGCCGCGTAAGCGGAGGTAGATCCTCCCACCCGCCGAGCACGGGCTCGTGCGGGTTCCGGCGGACGAGACGAGTGCCACCCTCGGTGGTACTCCAGTGGGGACAGGAGTCTCTGCTGCCGAGTTCGCCAGTGGATCGGATCGCCCCGCTTGCAGCCCGCTGGCGGGGTTTTCGCTTTTCGGCCTGACCGGGGCCGGGTGACCCCCCGACAGGAGTAGCAACGACAACGTTAGGGAGGGGTCCCATCAGCGCCGAGCCCCGTATCAATGACCGCATCAGGGTGGCCGAAGTCCGGTTGGTTGGCCCTAATGGGGAGCAGGTCGGTATTGTTCCGGTGCAGGACGCGCTGCGTCTTGCAGAGGAGGCCGACCTCGATCTCGTCGAGGTCGCACCGACCGCGCGTCCGCCGGTCGCCAAGCTGATGGACTACGGAAAGTACAAGTACGAGTCCGCGGTCAAAGCGCGTGAGTCGCGCAAGAAGCAGTCGAACACGATCATCAAGGAGATCAAGCTCCGTCCGAAGATCGACCCGAACGACTACGAGACCAAGAAGGGTCATGTCGCTCGGTTCCTCGAGGGCGGGGACAAGGTCAAGGTGACGATCATGTTCCGGGGCCGGGAACAGTCCCGACCCGAACTGGGGCATCGCCTATTGCGCAGGCTGGCCGACGATGTGCAGGAACTCGGGCAGATCGAGTCCCAGCCCAAGCAGGACGGTCGCAATATGGTCATGGTGCTCGGTCCGCACAAGCGGCGTCCGGAGCAGAAGAGCGAGGCGCGCGCCGGTGGCGGGAAGGGCAGCCGCCGGGAGCAGTAGCCGCGGGGCCTCCGGAGGCTCGCTCGGAGCCGGGAGACCTGGGCTGCGAGGTGCTCCGGTCATCGATCTATCGTGGGTTTACCGTGGCTGCGCGGGATCCGGAGAGCACACGGTGATCGCGCAGCCCGCGCGCAATGGCAGTGAAAGGCGCGCTGGTTATCGCAACAGCGCGCGGGATGAGTAGGAGACGACGGCGAGAATGGCGAAGAACAAGCCGAAGAGCAAGACTCACAGTGGAGCGAAGAAGCGTTTCCGCCTTACCGGCTCCGGCAAGATCATGCGCCGCCGTGCCAACAAGAACCACCTGCTCGAGCACAAGTCGTCCAAGCGTACCCGTCGCCTGAGCCGCGACGTCGAGATGGCCAATGCCGACGCCAGGAACATGAAGAAGCTGCTGTAAACGGCGGTTCGCTGCGCCGGAGCCCGCGGGCGCTGGTTTCCCGACGGTTCGGCACAGCGACAGGAATTCGGGTTTTCGCACCGGCCTACCGGTGTCGAACACCGAGCCAGGCTACCGGTAGCGCGACAGTCGCTACCGGCAATCTATGAGGAGGCACAGTGGCACGCGTGAAGCGCGCTCTCAATGCCAAAAAGAAGCGCCGGGTAGTTCTCGATCGCGCCAGTGGTTACCGCGGCCAACGGTCGCGCCTGTACCGCAAGGCGAAGGAGCAAGTGCTCCACTCGATGAACTATTCCTACCGCGACCGTAGGGATCGTAAAGGCCAGTTCCGCAAGTTGTGGATCCAACGCATCAACGCGGCGTCCCGCGCCAACGGACTGACCTACAACCGGCTCATGCAGGGGCTGAAGGCTGCGGACATCGAGGTCGACCGCCGGATGCTGGCCGAGCTCGCGGTGAACGACGAGGCCGCGTTCGCCTCCCTCGTCGAGACCGCCAAGCAGGCGCTCCCCGCACCGTCCTCCCAGACAGCGGCCTGATCAGGTTCGATAGTACGAGACGTGATGGCGAGCCACGAGTTCACAAGCGTACGGTCACCTCGTATCAAACGGGCTCGTCGGCTCGCCAAGCGGGCCTTCCGGGAACAGGAGCGGCGTTTCCTGGCCGAAGGCCCGCAGGCCCTCCGTGAAGCTCTGGCAGTCCGCGACTGTGTGCACGAGCTTTTCGTGACCGCCGAC is part of the Haloactinospora alba genome and encodes:
- the infC gene encoding translation initiation factor IF-3 produces the protein MNDRIRVAEVRLVGPNGEQVGIVPVQDALRLAEEADLDLVEVAPTARPPVAKLMDYGKYKYESAVKARESRKKQSNTIIKEIKLRPKIDPNDYETKKGHVARFLEGGDKVKVTIMFRGREQSRPELGHRLLRRLADDVQELGQIESQPKQDGRNMVMVLGPHKRRPEQKSEARAGGGKGSRREQ
- the rplT gene encoding 50S ribosomal protein L20, producing the protein MARVKRALNAKKKRRVVLDRASGYRGQRSRLYRKAKEQVLHSMNYSYRDRRDRKGQFRKLWIQRINAASRANGLTYNRLMQGLKAADIEVDRRMLAELAVNDEAAFASLVETAKQALPAPSSQTAA
- the mltG gene encoding endolytic transglycosylase MltG, with the translated sequence MNGNDPYDPSSGRGRAERDYDPLTDPWWGASALAGEDASVPPQDPSPGADDVSQRAFRSEDPMPPAQGGRVGESAGSGEGAEQRPRGRRRRSEPPQAEGPAAGGPARSEDVARERPRGRRRRTEPDQSADTSGRQGTGSLPADGTPDTDGSFPGEADGEGPAGLEEVSFSRRLDFDAVPVRRKRSRPADDAPDVPGEDADPVDTEAPRRRRRRRGTAGGAESAVPAGEDREEEHDQEERSSRQRSTAGRRRSERGRGGRGRSTRRAAEPRKRRRPRLRWLAVGAVLVVLLAGGGYVLVRDHVFPSDYEGKGTGSVEVTIPEGASGAEIGRLLAEQNVVASANAFTGALSDSDAEALRPGAYEMRKQMSAEAAIALLLDPESRMGAQVTLQEGWRASRILDELADSTALSRDELQEAYEDPQSLGLPDYAERGPEGYLFPETYAVSPNDDATDVLSTMVEQYRSVAEETELEELADERGLSPNELMSVAAVVQTEAGSTEDMPKIARVIYNRLDEDMELGMDSTCFYVIEEYGIALNDEQRTACTEADSDYATYGRTGLPAGPINSPGKEAILASLNPAEGDWLYFVATDPENGVTEFAETRSEFRDLKAEFEANREDQ
- the rpmI gene encoding 50S ribosomal protein L35: MAKNKPKSKTHSGAKKRFRLTGSGKIMRRRANKNHLLEHKSSKRTRRLSRDVEMANADARNMKKLL
- a CDS encoding shikimate dehydrogenase, with the translated sequence MRAAVLGSPVEHSLSPVLHRAAYTELGLSREWSYERIECAETELAGFVRECDHTWAGLSLTMPLKRVALELAEEVHEPASYVGGANTLVFEGGRCHAYNTDVAGIVAALREAGIQRVRSATVLGGGATAASAVAALAGLGATDTGALTLLARDPNRARGAVQAAERMSLHVDVAPLADITGYLDVDLVVSTLPSGAADPYAPVVAASGANLFDVVYSPWPTGMAAAAEEAGRRVVGGFGMLLHQAVAQVELMTGAGNVPLEAMRRAGLAELQRRSAAGA